From the Glycine max cultivar Williams 82 chromosome 11, Glycine_max_v4.0, whole genome shotgun sequence genome, the window ATATAAGCACACCAAAGTCTCAAttgaaatcaataaatttaagcAGTAAAAAAATCAGTTTACTCAACTATCAATTTAAGTCAAATAGCAACCTAATTCAAATTCATAACCTCATCCATTTCatacagaaaaataataaaacaaagatatgataaaaaaaaattattacgattttgataaagtttattttttttaatcattctaATTAGAACTTTTGATTCCTTGATGATGCCTGAGatataattttgatcatttacATTAACTATAAGATTAATTCTTAATTCAGATTTATTCATACTTAAGActtcttgtttgttttcattcttttatcatatttaacTTAAATCAACAATACTTCGCAAAAGTAATATGCTTAAGAGTTTAAGCCAATTTATTTGGATTTGATTAATATCTCATGCGTTATGATAtgcttcatttataaaataataaatcttagtacttgaaaaaaaaagatgatattgGGTGTACGCCgtacatatataataagttatgaatatattaaaataacagttattcatatttttccggtaaaaacaattatttatattttattaacaacTGTGGTTATTTATCTtactcaataattattttagagaaTTTAAATTCCTTAATAATAAGCTCATTTTAAAGAGTAAATTAGGAGTTActtctatttataaaaaagtaacattattttttacaaagataaatttattgcaTTTCATTTTAAATGAGTGAGTCAATACACgtttaataagataaaaaacaatATGATTGTTAACATATAATCTTAACATTTTTATAAGAGAATAAGCGACGAAATTTACTTGTCTTGAGAGCAAACTAACCAAGTAGTTTTGAATGTTTTGGTATGTTGAGCTTTGCAATGACAGAAGAGAGGGTCAAACTCGGTATGACATAAGGAATCACTGGTGAGAGGACCAACAACTGGTTTGTTAATTCCAAGCTCCACAAACAAGCCAATGGGCTGCTTCAAGTAGGCTCATATATGGTGTTCCCGTGTGTAAGGAAGTTTTGGCTTTCAAATCACGACTTttcctatcatttttttttatatttaaaacaaatacaatttatttaaaatagaataaaaatagtattttaaaacATGACTTGTCtatatgtagttttttttaataaaaattatccatttatataattttgaataaaaaatgccccttatttatgtaatttggaATTGCTCGGTGGAAAGCAAAATAAGAATACTATACGCGATAGATCCCACCACTTTCCGGACAAATAATTGATGGCGAAATGTGTGGTCAAGACAACTTTAAGGTTAGCGCGGGCAGTACAAAAAAtccttagagaaaaaaaaaaaaacatataggcACGTTATAAATGAAACGTCAATTAAGATTGTGTTGACCGTCCCTGatttaaatctataattttgaataaaaataccCCTTATCCGTAAACATTTCGAATTGCTCGGTAGTTGCATGCACGTGGCGGAAAGCAGGATAAAAACACTTTACCCAATAGATCCATCCAGTCTCCGGACAAATAATTGAAGACCAAGACAATTTAAGGTTAGTGTAGGCTATTGCGAAGCatcatagaaaaacaaaaaacatacaGCCAcgttataaatgaaatatcaattaagatTGTGTTGACCATTCCTGATTTaaatatcaattggaatgattaaaacatgttctaaattcgaataatgatattcatacttcattttccttttcaaatccCTCACATTTCCTTTTTTCATTCCatcatatatgatatttatcattttttctctttctactTATCTCTGGCATGAttgattattagtcaattatTCATCTAAGTGAtacagatttttttaaataaaatcttaaattcaaatattattaaaaaaatatgattaagagAACACCCTAATATAAGTATTATGGTCATCATATTCTCTaatgaaaattaatcaaaaacaaaattaatagaaaTCATACTAATgtcataattataataaaaaaaacttaattttgtctctctctttttttttaaaaaatcctttAACATCTATTGGTTGGAGGTTAGCTAAGTGCTATTGAATGTTCTTTTAGTAAAGTTTGAAAGTACATGATAAGAGTTACACAAAAGATAGAAGAATCACGCAACAACTGAGACagggaaacaaaaaataaaccaaacaaACTAGCCTATCCTCTTTGGTAAGACAAACCCATCGAGTTAGCTAGCAACAAACTATCAATTGACAATGGATGATCATACAGAATCCCCAGAGCTTAATCTCCCATTGCCCCACAATTAGCTAGTGCATATGCGCACTAAACAATCTGAGTTATGTTTGGAAACAATAGTTgataaattagtgaaaaaaaagctaataagtttctatttattttttatcaaacacaAGATATCTCAGTGTttcaattaacattttaaaagtcTCTATTTGAGTTTACTCTTATAATCAAACATAATTCTttcaataattatgatttttggtATTGTGTTggaaatataatttcaaatctTAATGTGTTTAAATCAacgttaataaaattattattttttaattaattaattctgcaaaattaattataattagaattaattttaaagtgacATAGTtgtatatttaaatgtttttatgataaacataagtcactggtaacatttacaatatttttttttatctagcatatacattatttaaataaatttaactcaaaatcaattataCACTCCAtccaaaatgaattttataatgtgaaattaaatgtaaaaatttaactaaaattacaTTAGTGGGTATTTCAACAAGATTCTAAAAAAGTCCATGAAATCAAACACACACTTTAACCCAAGTCTCGTTGAAACTACTAACTATTAGAAGTAGATTTTGCATCAACATTAATTAACTCAAGTCATGTTATTAATTTGTTCcatgtaaatatttaattagggTCAAGTTATTTTGATATAACTAGacactcaaaatcaattttgataataattaatttttaaataatattatgtatccaaattaattttctaatatttataatccaaaaagaatcacattaataaaaactaacatttaCTTAGAATCAGTTTTAAAAATCAagattattcaaaattaattttataaacacaTATCTAAACACATACTCaagaatttttttcaatattttttatcgttatattttgttttggtgtTATTTAGtggaaaaaaagtttaaaaaaaaactcatttaaaaaaactacaagtattattaaaaaaagtgtgaactaataaaggaaaaatataatcacGTACACTCATTAACATTTAGAGCATCTCTAACGTTGATGGCTTAAAtagttacttatttttaaatattgttgcttattttttttacgaTTTATTAGAGATCGATGATCTACCTATCATATTATGttacttaaaattaaacttcaattgtttataagtaaaaattaattcttttgttatttaatgatcatttaaagaaaataatttaaaaattgcttAAAACTATactattgaaataaaatatatataagttgcCTAActatgttatttaaaataaattacttaaatttCACTCATTTGAAAATGCTCTTAGCATTAgttaaatgatatattaaattttttgagaTAGAAATATTCATCATCCGTCTTGTCTCACAAATTTTGATTGGTTTGAAGTTTAAACTAGATATaagtatttaatgtattttgagAAGATATTTGAATTGCATTTTGAGTCATATCAATATTCAGCTCGATTAATATTCATCCTCCGTGAAACACGTTTGAAATACTTAAGTGGTATGAAAGATTGTTACTCAAAATGatatgatatttaaattaaaattatttattatgaaatatatattataaaatatattttattttagttttatatttttttagtctagaATTTGTGAATGGAACCatcgaaaaataaaattgaagggtTGGGATTTAAACTAGTTTCTCTCTTACTGTAAGGGACATTCCTCATCGGTGAAACACGTTTAAAATACTTAAGTGGTTTGAAAGATTGTTACAGATCATGAAAACACGGTAACATGAACCCAGCCTCAGTATAAATGTGGCATGTCATGAGATGGACAATTTATACTGTGAAAAACACATACACACAATAATAGCTCTCTCTGATTAAGTTGTCACTCACGCACAGAAAcacagaaagaagatgatggcGAACAAATTGCAAGGGGCAATTGTTAGCTGCCATTCCAGAACAAGGCAGTTGTCGATAGATGAGAAAGGGCGCGCCATCTCCGCTGTGCTCACTACTCATCAGGAACCCTTTAAGACTAAGGTTCCTGAGTTGACAATTAGCCATGTGCCCCCACCTACACCCTCCATCAAGAACAAAGACTTCATCATCCCCTCCACCACTAGTGGAAAGTTTGGTAGGTTTGGTGGCAAGTTTGTACCTGAGACACTTGTAGCTTCTTTGACCCAGCTCGAAGCAGAGTTCAAAAACGCCCTCCGTGATCATGCTTTTCAGGTTAATTAATATATCGATCTTTTAAcaagaacaaaataaatattatattaatttcttgcaactaaatttaattaataactatatattgaacaattcttaattaaaaatgttgattTGAATGGTTGTACTTGTACCTACAGGCAGAGCTAGCGGAGGCATTAAGAGACTATGCGGGGAGAGAGACACCTCTGTATCATGCAAAGCGATTGTCGGAGTATTACAAGAGCGTGAATAATGGGAAGGGGCCTGACATATACTTAAAGAGAGAGGATCTCAACCACAGTGGCTCTCACAAGATGAACAACGCTCTTGCTCAAGCCATGATTGCTAAGCGCATGGGCTGCAAAAGCGTCGTCACCGCCACTGGCTCTGGACAACATGGCCTTGCAACAGCTGCAGCTTGCGCAAAACTTGCTTTGGACTGCACCGTCTTCATGGCCGACAAAGACATCCACAGACAATATTCAAATGTGAGGTTGATCAAGTTGTTGGGAGCTCaggtatataaattaaaatacatatataccctcaatttctctttttattcttcGGGGCCTTAAAATTTAAACggatccaaaataaaattaaacggctaaaaacaataaaaaaaatcaaattaattttttttgaatttgtttgaatgattatttttccaaatgaattgatttaatttagattgtggttgtatttttaaaaccgaattaaattaaataaaatcacaacacttataataatagttatattaCTTTAATGGTACGTGTTTTATgtgtatataatttaaatttcataatattttatagtgttatatatataaattttatataatatatattattttttgttttaaataattttttaatagataaaaatttgatagatttttattataaaaatttaaaatattaataagtttcataaattattattaataatttttaatacaatttaatttaaaagatatatatatatatatatatatatataaatttcaacaaaataataattaataaaaataataaaaattttcacccaatcaaatcataaaatattagtttgatttgattcaaattttattttaaatgaaaataaaattcaatcacaaattttaTTGTAATCAAACTAAATCAcatgttttataaatttgattagaATAATTTTCTGACGAATGATTAAATCAAACTGAATCACAGTGGGTTTCATATACTAATACAAGTAAGTTATATAATGGTGGTGAGTAAATTAAGcaattaatgaattaatatatatgtatataggtTGAAGCAGTAGATGGAGGGTTCACAGATGCAGCATCAGAGGCGTTTCGGTATTGGGTAGGGGATTTGGAAAACAGGTACCACTTGAGTGGCTCAGCGGTGGGACCACACCCGTGTCCAACCATGGTTCGGGAGTTTCAGTCAGTGATAGGGAAAGAAACGAGGATGCAAGCATTGGAAAAATGGGGT encodes:
- the TSB gene encoding tryptophan synthase beta subunit, encoding MANKLQGAIVSCHSRTRQLSIDEKGRAISAVLTTHQEPFKTKVPELTISHVPPPTPSIKNKDFIIPSTTSGKFGRFGGKFVPETLVASLTQLEAEFKNALRDHAFQAELAEALRDYAGRETPLYHAKRLSEYYKSVNNGKGPDIYLKREDLNHSGSHKMNNALAQAMIAKRMGCKSVVTATGSGQHGLATAAACAKLALDCTVFMADKDIHRQYSNVRLIKLLGAQVEAVDGGFTDAASEAFRYWVGDLENRYHLSGSAVGPHPCPTMVREFQSVIGKETRMQALEKWGGKPDVLVASVGTGSNALGLFHEFIADKDVRFVGVEAGGLGLESGKHSSTLTTGEVGAYHGAISYLLQDQDGQIIHPHSIAAGMEYPGVGPELSFLKESGRAEFCVANDEEALDAYQRLCKLEGIFPSLEAAHALAILDKLVPTLCNGTKVVVNCSGRGDKDAAIVFNRGIYI